A genomic stretch from Numida meleagris isolate 19003 breed g44 Domestic line chromosome 2, NumMel1.0, whole genome shotgun sequence includes:
- the MPPE1 gene encoding metallophosphoesterase 1 encodes MLSPSLTTVKNLPLKKRICFLLKLVCFVSSVLIFCEFFIYYVVIFQCRWPDVKGGAHTGNEETSASVLKAMILADTHLLGEIKGHWLDKLRREWQMERSFQTALWLLQPDIVFILGDVFDEGKWDSPQAWADDVRRFQKMFKYPVTTELVVIAGNHDIGFHYEMTTYKVHRFEKVFNFTSGKLITRKGTNFVLVNSVAMEGDGCSLCRTVEAKLVALSHRLNCSQQELNHPKMRCSDAEKPPASQPILLQHYPLYRKSDAECSGEDAAPPEEKTIPFKEKYDVLSQEASQKLLWWFRPRLILSGHTHSACRVLHAGGVPEISVPSFSWRNRNNPSFIMGSITPTDFSLHKCFLPRESRVFAIYWAAGALLVILVLAHFQLLTPPFYFAQRLISKHKAA; translated from the exons ATGCTGAGTCCCAGCTTGACCACTGTGAAGAACCTTCCTTTGAAGAAGAGGATCTGTTTCCTCCTGAAACTCGTGTGCTTTGTCAGCTCTGTCCTaatattttgtgaattttttatttattatgtggTAATTTTTCAATGCCGATGGCCGGATGTGAAAGGTGGAGCTCACACAGGTAACGAAGAGACTTCAGCTTCAGTCCTGAAAGCCATGATTTTAGCTGATACTCACCTGCTTGGTGAAATCAAAGGACATTGGCTGGATAAACTGCGAAG GGAATGGCAAATGGAGAGATCTTTCCAAACGGCTTTGTGGTTACTGCAGCCAgatattgtttttattctggGAGATGTCTTTGATGAAGGAAAATGGGACTCACCTCAG GCATGGGCAGATGATGTCAGgagatttcagaaaatgtttaagtATCCGGTTACTACTGAGCTGGTGGTTATCGCTGGAAATCATGACATCGGGTTTCATTATGA AATGACCACTTACAAGGTACATCGATTTGAAAAAGTCTTCAACTTTACTTCAGGAAAGCTAATAACTCGAAAAGGAACAAA CTTTGTCCTCGTGAACAGCGTGGCCATGGAGGGCGATGGCTGCAGCCTGTGCCGCACTGTGGAGGCAAAGCTCGTGGCGCTTTCTCACAGACTGAACTGCTCCCAGCAG GAACTGAACCATCCCAAGATGAGGTGCAGCGATGCAGAAAAGCCTCCAGCTTCACAACCAATCCTTCTACAG CATTACCCTCTCTATCGGAAAAGTGATGCAGAGTGCAGTGGAGAAGATGCTGCCCCTCCAGAGGAGAAGACCATCCCATTTAAAGAGAAGTATGATGTGCTGTCTCAGGAAGCATCACAAAAG ctgctgtggtggTTCCGTCCCCGCCTGATCCTCAGCGGGCACACGCACAGCGCCTGCCGGGTGCTGCACGCGGGGGGGGTCCCGGAGATCAGCGTCCCATCATTCAGTTGGAGGAATAGAAACAACCCTAGTTTCATCATG ggCAGCATAACACCAACCGACTTCTCCCTCCACAAATGCTTCCTTCCACGTGAGAGCAGAGTCTTCGCTATATactgggcagcaggagccctgctCGTCATCCTGGTGCTAGctcattttcagcttctcactcCACCGTTTTATTTTGCTCAGCGTTTAATCAGTAAGCATAAAGCAGCATGA